The Gigantopelta aegis isolate Gae_Host chromosome 3, Gae_host_genome, whole genome shotgun sequence genome segment CCAGGCCATTGTCTCatacacaaagaccattgtttcctacacaaaggccattgtaccattgtttcctacacaaaggccattgttttcctgcccaggtcagacacctgcacctccctatacaaaggccattgtttcctacacaaaggccattgtttcctaccaaggtcagatACCTGCACCCCCCtctacaaaggccattgtttcctacacaaaagccattgtgtcattgtttcctacacaaaagccattgtttcctaccaaggtcacgtgatcacgggaaagtagggCATGGCGCCCGGTAGGCCTGGACATCAGGCATTGTCATGatccaaataaaatgtgtgtgtgtgtgtgtgtgtgtgtgtgtgtgtgtgtgtgtgtgtatgtgtgtgtgtgtgtgtgtatgtattaatTGGTATAGCCATTATAAGAGGCGAAAAATTATTTGGAAAATTAATGGTAGATGAGATACCCATGGCTTATTTTTCGTAAACCTGTTTAAGTTACGTCTTTATATAGGCCATGACCTTATGATCAGCTGACTGACGGTGTcactttgtataatatatatgactGCGTTGGGCGTGATTATAAAAGTGTAGGCCATACACCTTGTTCTTTTGATTCATCAGTAATCTAACATACGTTCGGTCAGTTAGtcacataatttaacaaaatacatatttgaagaaaggaaatgttttatttaatgacacactcaacacattgtatttacggttatatggcgtcggacatatggttaaggaccaacagatattgagagaggaaacccgctgtcgctacctcatgggctactcttttcaatttgcagcaagggatcttttatatgcaatatcctccagacagaatagtacataccacggcctttgttacacaagttgtggaacaatggatggaaagagaaatatcccaattggTCCAgcgacggaaatcgatcctagatcaggcgagcgctgtactgagctacatccagcccccccccccccaccccaccccgccccCCATCTACATGTTTGAATACCTTTGCTTGTATGTAACTTTTATTGACAAATATGTGGCTTTCGGTGGTGTGCGATTGAAAACACTAGCTGTAATATAAAGTATGTGACGGAAACTAGTTTAGTATTTTCTATAAGTAaatatatgacgtcatgtgTTGTTGGACTGAcgtcataaaatatattaatttttttcctCCTAATTATGTCTACGTCCACAAGTGAACATGATTTTGTCAACTGGCAAAATTTGCCGAATGAAGCTTTAATCAaaatatatagctatttggATGATTCTATGCGATGTCAAATGTCACTTACGTGCAAGCAATGGAACCAAGCATTCAATACTCCTGTATTATGGAGGAGGCGATATTTTTTATTCACTGGTTTTCGGGCAATGGAAAGCTCTGTAACAGCGTGCAAATACCTCAGATCACTGGGCAAACACCTAAGGCATGTTGAAATTGAGTGTGGACATCCTGTTTTACACACGGCTCGTCCAATTGCACAGGCATTGGACCGATTCGTCACTCAGATCAACAGGTTAAGGTGTATTCGTATCCTGTCTTTTAAAATGGAACATTTGGGCATCAGCCGTGCTTGGCAGTTCTTTCAGTCATCAAAATCACGGCTCGTGTCGGCGCTCTGCAAGTTCCTCAAGTCCCAGAGGCATTTACGAAGACTGGAACTGTCAGGGGCGCATATGATTTCAGAAGACGGATCTGCTCTCATTAACGCTTTGGGCATATCACAAGCACGGAAGACTTTAGAAGTTCTTCACATCGAAAACTTCTATGAGCAGAGGCATACCGCTTTCTCAGATGAAGCATATCTTAACACCATGAGGAAACTAACAGCATTAAGAATTGTATTCTTGAACTATATTTATATCAATGACACGGTCTTGAATATTTTAGCAAAGAGAGCAGGAAGCTCTTTGGAGTTTCTTAGAATTGTCGCGGATTCCAGAGAACCGTACGAACATAATATTTCCGCTAATGCTTggttggactttaaaaaacaatgtcCGAAAGTGAAgcttgtttttcatttcttgggGAAACTGAAGTACTCTGATTATACAAGGACTTTACTCAAAGGAATGCCTTTGGTCGACTTGAATATTATCAGCTGGGAATCACTACCAAACAACAGAGACCCCGATAGAGAAAGAATGCCAGATGTCCTCAAATACATTGGCGATCACTTCCCAAATTCTTTAGgtgtataattttataacacAAAATATCCTT includes the following:
- the LOC121368188 gene encoding F-box only protein 39-like, with the protein product MSTSTSEHDFVNWQNLPNEALIKIYSYLDDSMRCQMSLTCKQWNQAFNTPVLWRRRYFLFTGFRAMESSVTACKYLRSLGKHLRHVEIECGHPVLHTARPIAQALDRFVTQINRLRCIRILSFKMEHLGISRAWQFFQSSKSRLVSALCKFLKSQRHLRRLELSGAHMISEDGSALINALGISQARKTLEVLHIENFYEQRHTAFSDEAYLNTMRKLTALRIVFLNYIYINDTVLNILAKRAGSSLEFLRIVADSREPYEHNISANAWLDFKKQCPKVKLVFHFLGKLKYSDYTRTLLKGMPLVDLNIISWESLPNNRDPDRERMPDVLKYIGDHFPNSLAHFRLSVDHAVQPALDTSLIHLIGRCCNLTEVSINCKLELSTVESICKMAGDQSRRGLACLELRVRGLTGDDMARLALVTQDTLCSLGFRRVELLSEDDALDD